A window of the Zeugodacus cucurbitae isolate PBARC_wt_2022May chromosome 4, idZeuCucr1.2, whole genome shotgun sequence genome harbors these coding sequences:
- the LOC105212937 gene encoding long-chain fatty acid transport protein 4 isoform X3, whose product MLIRNKTNPNAEARKLSLKKDVQSNNEKSEKQQSTTHTTIEVDGANRNLSSNGHQQSSLNGTQNGTGSSSTNQQIRTDGSMTKSKLLLLALTASIAVVLVALLWSFFGWTCGLPALIVGLFAILVVAVGWRWFYIAAVTAKRDATALWAYIRLLVLIKRYERNNVSISDIFQMNVAKHPDKTAIISETQSWTFRQLDQFANRIADIFHSHGYKKGDVIGLMLENRVEFVGIWLGLSKLGIITALINTNLKERSLIHSVTVAKCLALIYGEDFEVTVERVATEISVKLYQFNNEINKAVRNSAEDLATLMNSSTHVTSQPSAIQHPNHHDKLMYIYTSGTTGLPKAAVISHSRYLFIAAGIHYTLNFKNKDVYYTPLPLYHTAGGVMSMGQALIFGSTVAIRKKFSASGYFSDCVRHNCTIAQYIGEMARYILATPASEYDRSHKIRMVFGNGLRPQIWPRFVERFNIPKVGEFYGATEGNANIMNNDNTVGAIGFVSRIIPQIYPISIIKADPDTGEPTRGADGLCQRCGPGESGVFIGKIIKGNPSREFLGYADESASTKKIAHDVFKKGDMAFLSGDLLTSDERGYLFFVDRTGDTFRWKGENVSTGEVEAQVSNVANYKDTVVYGVMIPHTEGRAGMAAIYDPRREVELERFARDVSEVLPAYARPQFLRFLTNIDLTGTYKLRKVDLQKEGYDPNVIRDELYYKTASGRYETLTSDIFDKINNGAIRF is encoded by the exons CCAAATGCCGAGGCTCGGAAGTTGTCGCTGAAAAAGGATGTGCAAAGCAACAACGAAAAGAGCGAGAAACAACAAAGTACGACACATACCACCATTGAGGTGGATGGCGCCAACCGAAATCTTTCCAGCAATGGCCACCAGCAGAGTAGTCTGAATGGAACCCAAAATGGTACAGGCTCAAGTTCTACTAATCAGCAGATAAGAACTGACGGAAGCATGACCAAGTCCAAACTTCTTTTGCTGGCTCTAACAGCGAGTATCGCAGTGGTTTTAGTCGCGCTGCTGTGGAGTTTCTTTGGTTGGACATGCGGCCTGCCCGCTCTGATTGTCGGCCTATTTGCTATATTGGTGGTAGCAGTCGGCTGGCGTTGGTTTTATATAGCTGCTGTAACCGCTAAACGTGATGCTAC TGCTTTGTGGGCTTATATACGACTACTCGTGCTCATAAAGAGGTATGAGAGAAATAACGTGTCTATAAGTGACATATTTCAAATGAACGTGGCAAAGCATCCGGATAAAACAGCAATAATAAGTGAGACGCAGTCTTGGACTTTTCGACAACTGGATCAGTTTGCCAATCGCATTGCAGACATATTCCATAGTCATGGCTACAAAAAGGGCGATGTGATCGGTCTCATGTTGGAGAACCGTGTCGAGTTCGTTGGCATTTGGTTGGGTCTCTCGAAGCTTGGTATTATAACTGCACTCATTAATACCAACCTCAAGGAGCGGTCCCTGATACATAGCGTCACTGTGGCTAAATGCTTAGCTCTTATTTATGGCGAAGACTTCGAAGTGACTGTGGAAAGGGTTGCAACTGAAATTTCAGTAAAACTGTATCAATTTAATAACGAAATAAATAAGGCAGTGCGAAACTCAGCAGAAGACTTGGCCACCTTGATGAACTCATCCACCCATGTCACATCACAACCGAGCGCAATTCAACACCCAAATCATCATGACAAGCTGATGTACATCTACACATCCGGCACCACTGGTCTCCCCAAGGCTGCAGTTATCTCCCACTCACG ATATCTGTTTATAGCCGCGGGCATTCACTACACTCTGAACTTCAAAAACAAAGACGTGTACTACACGCCTCTGCCACTATATCATACAGCCGGCGGAGTTATGAGCATGGGGCAAGCGCTGATTTTTGGCTCGACCGTCGCCATTCGGAAGAAGTTTTCAGCCTCTGGGTATTTCAGTGACTGTGTGCGCCACAACTGCACC ATTGCTCAGTATATCGGCGAAATGGCGCGCTATATCTTGGCTACGCCGGCATCAGAATACGATCGTTCGCATAAAATTCGTATGGTTTTCGGTAATGGGCTGCGTCCGCAAATCTGGCCGCGTTTTGTTGAACGCTTTAACATACCCAAAGTTGGTGAGTTCTACGGCGCTACAGAGGGCAACGCCAATATCATGAACAACGACAACACCGTCGGGGCAATTGGATTTGTTTCGCGAATTATACCCCAAATCTATCCAATATCCATAATAAAAGCAGACCCCGATACTGGTGAGCCCACGCGTGGCGCCGATGGTTTATGTCAACGCTGTGGACCGGGTGAATCGGGCGTATTCATTGGTAAAATAATCAAGGGCAATCCCTCGAGAGAATTTCTGGGTTATGCTGATGAGAGCGCTTCTACGAAGAAAATTGCTCATGACGTGTTTAAGAAAGGCGATATGGCATTCCTATCTGGTGATCTTTTGACTTCTGACGAGCGCGGCTACCTCTTCTTTGTGGACCGCACAGGCGACACCTTTCGTTGGAAGGGCGAGAACGTATCCACTGGCGAAGTGGAAGCTCAAGTCAGTAATGTGGCCAATTACAAGGATACAGTCGTATATGGCGTGATGATACCGCATACGGAAGGGCGAGCAGGTATGGCTGCCATTTATGATCCACGACGAGAGGTGGAACTCGAACGCTTTGCACGGGATGTGTCGGAGGTGCTCCCTGCCTATGCTAGACCGCAGTTTTTAAGGTTCCTAACTAACATTGACCTCACAGGTACAtacaaattacgaaaagtggatCTGCAGAAAGAGGGCTATGATCCCAATGTTATACGGGATGAGTTGTACTACAAAACGGCTTCCGGCAGATATGAGACATTAACAAGTGATATTTTcgacaaaataaataacggCGCAATTCGCTTTTAG